DNA sequence from the Verrucomicrobiota bacterium genome:
AGAAAAATGAACCGGCAGAAAGATGGGGAAACCGGACAGGACAGATAAACAAATGCGGATTGCGGATTTCGGAATGTGGAGTGATTTTGCAGAAAAATGGCGGCCGGACATGGCAGAAAGATTGGCTGGCATAAAAATTGGAACCCAATTCCTTTTGCAGAAAAATGAACCGGCAGAAAGATGGGGAAACCGGACAGGACAGATAAACAAATGTGGATTTCGGATTTCGGAATGCGGAGTGATTTTGCAGAAAAATGGGGGCCGGACATGGCAGAAAGATTGGCTGGCATAAAAATTGAAGCCATGGATGGAGCGCGGGAGCGGCGCTGGTTATGTTCTCAGCGGAGCGTGCGGCTAGAGCGGTTTAAATAATGACGTAGCTCTGAACACCAAAGCGTCTCACGGTATTTGCGGGCAGAATATCAGCGCCGACTGACGTCGAGCGGCTACGTAATTTATGGAAATGCTATAAAGCAGTCCAAGCCACGCGAGTCAGAGGTCCGCGCTCCTATGGACGGTGAGGTTGACGCGAAAGCGCCCAGGCTGAGCAGACCAGACGGGCGTAGCGTTGGAGCATTTTCAGGGTCTTCCTCGCTTGCCGTGGCCCGAAGCGGATCGTGGGGGCGCTTGCACCCAACCCGGTGACAACCCGAATACCCGGCCCGCTTTCTACCAGCACCGCCACGGCGCTCACCCCCGTGGTCAATTCATCGTGCGTTTCCGCAAATCCGTCCCGGCGGATTTGCGCGAGCGCCGACCGGATAACGGCGGGCGTGGCGAGCGTTTGGGGCGTAAACGGATGGGGCGGATGCACGGCGAAATACGTTTCCAGTTCGTTTTCCGAGAGGGTGCTCAGCAACATTTTTCCTACTGCTGTCCCATAGGCGCGCTCCGCCATGACGTCCGGCTCATGTACCCGGAGTGCCTGCGATGAGGGCACGTACACGAGGGAAAGAATCTCCGTGCCATGCAGGGCCGCCAGCATCACTGATTCATCCAGTTCGCGTTGGCACTGGCAAACCAGCGGCTCCGCCACCTGGGCCAGCTCACGCCAGGGCAACGGCCCGCCCACCAAGCGCAGACCCGCGGGCCCGAGTTCAAAACGCCGGGTTGCTTCAATCTGCCGCAGATAGCCGCGCGCACATAAGGTCCAGACAAGGTTATGCACACTGGTGGGGTTGATGTTCAACCGGCGGGCGAGGTCGCGAATGCCCAGCCCGCCCTCGCGCGATCCACCGATCGCTTCGAGAATATCCAGGCCTTTATCCAGAGTTGCTGCACGTTGCATGATGTGTCCCGCTCCGGGGTGATTTTGTCGTTCGTAATTCCGGGTCGGTCGGTGGGGATTGTTTATGTATTATGAACGTGACGTCAAGTCGATATTCCGTTGACATGATGGTGCATCTTTGTCAAAGTTACCGGACTGAATCGAACTAAAACGCAGTTATGTTCTTATAATATGAACAGTCAGTCATGAATCCGGGTACCCCAGTTCAGCCGGTTCCCATCGGATCGCTCCGTTGGTGGCTCTGCGGTTTGCTGTTTGCCGCCACCGCGCTAAGTTTTCTCGATCGCCAGGTTTTATCCGTCCTGGCCCCGGTCATCAGCAAACAGTTGGGCATGAGCAGCCCCGAGTATGCCCGGGTTACGACCGCTTTTCTCCTCAGTTACGCCGTCATGTTTCTGGTGGGTGGCCGGGTGTTGGATTTCGTGGGCACCCGACTGGGGCTGGCGCTGTCGGTGGGGATCTGGTCGCTGGCCAGCGCGTTGCATGCGGTGGTGCAAAATGCCACGCAACTTGGTTTGGCTCGTTGCCTGTTGGGGGCGGGTGAAGGCGGCTGTTTTCCCGGTGCCGCCAAAGGCGTCGGCGAATGGTTTCCGCCCCGCGAGCGCGCTATGGCGATGGGCGTGGCTATTGGCGGCGCGAGTCTGGGCGCGGTCGTGGCCCCGCCGCTTACGGTTTGGCTGGCTGGCATACTTGGCTGGCGCTGGGTA
Encoded proteins:
- a CDS encoding IclR family transcriptional regulator, which translates into the protein MQRAATLDKGLDILEAIGGSREGGLGIRDLARRLNINPTSVHNLVWTLCARGYLRQIEATRRFELGPAGLRLVGGPLPWRELAQVAEPLVCQCQRELDESVMLAALHGTEILSLVYVPSSQALRVHEPDVMAERAYGTAVGKMLLSTLSENELETYFAVHPPHPFTPQTLATPAVIRSALAQIRRDGFAETHDELTTGVSAVAVLVESGPGIRVVTGLGASAPTIRFGPRQARKTLKMLQRYARLVCSAWALSRQPHRP